Below is a window of bacterium DNA.
GTTTTTCGCAAGCCTCTTCCACCATCTCGTGACAGAGGAAAGGATTTTCGGATGTCACATGAAAAATATCGGTCGCCTCCGCATGTTCCCCGCAAGAGATGACTCGCCCCAGAACGTCGTCAGGATCCCCCCATACCCATCCGGCGGCACGCCTCTGTGCGAGTTCCTTGAACGCTCCGTTCCCGGGCTTCCGGGAAATCCCGAGGACCACCTGATGGATGCATGGAAAACGGGACAGCGTCGCCAAAATCTGGTCGAGAATGCTCACTCCCTCGCAAAGCCGTTGCAGGGGCTTGGCGTAAAGGCGGCTGCTTTCCATCCGGCAGGCCAGGACGGCGACCAGGCGTCTCATTTTCGCAATCGGCTCCAACGTGTTTGGATAGGCCCGGCATCCACGCTCACGGCCATGCTTCCTCTCCGGAGTTCCAGACGGGATCATTTACCCGGGCTTTCTCGCAAGCGCCAAGAGAGAGTTGCTCTTGCCCTTAAGGAAATTCGGAATGAATCCGCGGGAATTCAACCCACTGAACGGCAGCCAAGAGGCGAGCGCGAACGAATAGGGTGGAGGAACCTTCCAGAACCAATCGCTTTTTTCGACCATCCACGGAACCATCGCCAGGACCTCGAAGCCGTGGGAGCGCAATGCCATCCGGAGCGAACGGTGCGAATACGGCTGCACGTGGGTGTAAGCGTCATAAAACTCTTTGGCCGCGTAGGGCCAATGGGGTGTCACGATGATGAAGCATCCACTCCTTCCCAGAACCCGGAAGGTCTCCTCGAAGAAATTCGTCGGATCGTGAAGATGTTCGATAAGACTGGTGGCACATACAACATCGAAGGATTCATCCGGCAAGTCAAATCTGTCGGTTTCGAAATTCACGCCTTGCTCAATCCCAATGGCGACGGCCTCAATTCCTTTCTCCTCGCAAACACGGGTGAAAACATCCTTAAAAGAACCTGCATCCAGCAACCTACCACCCAGCTCTTTCCCGGCGAACATTCGCATCAGCCGGTCGAAGGTTTGAAGCACCCGCCGCTTCAGGAAGATTTGCCGATCGTACTCGTAATCGTCGCGATGGGTCGCCAAATCTTGCTGATAACGTTGCATCTGCCTATCGTTAGATTTGATTCTCATTCACAAGTCACCCCAAGTGATCGGTTCTTGTTCTTCGATTTTTCGCTTGGCCACTCTTCCAATCACGAAGTCCAACATATCCGGAGACAAGCCATCCGCGGGTCGCAAGATGGAAAGCATTTCTTCGGTGATTGTCGTTCCCTCGGGAATAACGCGGGCTGCGTGGAGGGTTCGTCGGCTTAGCAGAGTACCTTTTTTTTCTTTTTCGCCGATCACTTTCACCCCACTTCCCAGCGCCTCCTCCGCGATCCGGATGTCCGCGATGAGCCGGGCCAGTTCGTCGGGCTCCAGGGAAAGAACATGGTCGTCGCCCTCGGCATTCTTATCGAGGGTGAAATGCTTTTCGACGGCGCTCGCGCCCGCCGCCACGGCCGCAAGGGGAACCGCCGTCCCGATGGTGTGGTCCGAATAGCCGACCGGACAGCCAAACGCGCGGCGCATCGTCTTCATGAAGCGCAGGTTGATCTCACCAGGCTCGGCCGGGTAGTTGCTCACGCAGTGCAGCAGCATGATTGCGTCGTTGCCCTCCGCCCGGATGGTTTCCACCGCACGCTCGATCTCGCCCATCCCTGCGGAGCCCGTGGAGACGATCAGAGGTTTTCCGAGTCTGGCCACTTTCCGGATGAGGGGGAGGTGCGTGATGTTCCCCGAGGCGATCTTGTAGCAGGGGAAGCCGTCCTCTTCCATCCAGGCGAGGGTGATTTCGTTCGTTGCGGTCGAGAAGAGGGTGATCCCCGCCTCCCG
It encodes the following:
- a CDS encoding acylneuraminate cytidylyltransferase, which translates into the protein MRRLVAVLACRMESSRLYAKPLQRLCEGVSILDQILATLSRFPCIHQVVLGISRKPGNGAFKELAQRRAAGWVWGDPDDVLGRVISCGEHAEATDIFHVTSENPFLCHEMVEEACEK
- a CDS encoding class I SAM-dependent methyltransferase, translated to MQRYQQDLATHRDDYEYDRQIFLKRRVLQTFDRLMRMFAGKELGGRLLDAGSFKDVFTRVCEEKGIEAVAIGIEQGVNFETDRFDLPDESFDVVCATSLIEHLHDPTNFFEETFRVLGRSGCFIIVTPHWPYAAKEFYDAYTHVQPYSHRSLRMALRSHGFEVLAMVPWMVEKSDWFWKVPPPYSFALASWLPFSGLNSRGFIPNFLKGKSNSLLALARKPG
- a CDS encoding N-acetylneuraminate synthase family protein produces the protein MAGFAIDGREIGEGRPAYVIAEIGANHNGDFDTACKMIREAKRAGADAVKLQSFLADQLVTRDHPEYESLKQTEMPRAWYAPLLEAAREAGITLFSTATNEITLAWMEEDGFPCYKIASGNITHLPLIRKVARLGKPLIVSTGSAGMGEIERAVETIRAEGNDAIMLLHCVSNYPAEPGEINLRFMKTMRRAFGCPVGYSDHTIGTAVPLAAVAAGASAVEKHFTLDKNAEGDDHVLSLEPDELARLIADIRIAEEALGSGVKVIGEKEKKGTLLSRRTLHAARVIPEGTTITEEMLSILRPADGLSPDMLDFVIGRVAKRKIEEQEPITWGDL